The following proteins come from a genomic window of Balearica regulorum gibbericeps isolate bBalReg1 chromosome 9, bBalReg1.pri, whole genome shotgun sequence:
- the LOC104633661 gene encoding uncharacterized protein LOC104633661 isoform X1: protein MLGLAAASQILAQLPHCVVHGLGRLVSLLLQALWPLPPCSLCSSLALSGDLDAFGIDIGKGTMYQNFLFLFFLSFHPHKCQDQILGDDPYEMPKDYQEVYRGTKNDVKEIPKIAKPFISEIIFVQTSITAIRKGAFGYMPNLIKILFIGNKIKTVEPGAFDNLQKLRDLEISGASLEELAVGTFQNLPNLQRLELRDSHLRYIPKGLFDGLENLRELSLHINAIPSLPEGLFDSLLNLTFLDLARNRITTLPGDAFSKLPQLQVLRLYENELQDLPEGLLDSQLGLLELSLQRNRLRTLPPMLLRSLSHLEKLLLDNNLIGVLPPQVFFGLNKLKLLTLGSNHITELPCCLFDIMPHLWELDLGRNSLATLPDGIFVNLTSLGKLILSHNQIAALPKGAFAGLSKLSDLQLDTNQLSAVDDEVFVSLPNLKTLNLRKNQLESVPRGLLDPLKKLSSVYLSGNPWRCDCNLCYLHSWILDNSEKVKLSTQVSCKSPPHLTGQAVTSLRDDHLICPATLPLSASFAPSLSFTSTSSQGLSTLLSHGALPTAVPTALSLAAFPIMAPPTMLSPVATSAMLPTVPKEAFFTAPSSAMPSKAFITTPLPTVLPKTSITTPLPTVLPKTSITTPSLTVLPKASITTPSPAVLPKASITIPSPTVPLKAFNLCPTPAIISLQPPGATTPEPALSTLASATTLMLTSPLAAATGEVPPALLVPTERPATIPWGTPSISIVSASPRALWPPRRAAVPGTVPLASHSPSHRAPVPGREQDCAAVWGLSTVGTWPAPTAPQHAPTPAGTILLPTPPVPLPPDHTSPWPASPPLAPIGRRAWGFALRSSPRHCRVSLALGLAALVLQAGCVLLWGMLALLLRQATCRRGRPVPPVRLLSLHALAAPRPPEQVWAPL from the exons atgctggggctggctgcagcttcACAAATCCTGGCACAGCTGCCACACTGCGTGGTCCATGGCCTGGGCAGGCTGGTGTCACTCCTACTGCAAGCACTCTGGCCTCTGCcaccctgcagcctctgcagcagcctAGCACTGAGCGGGGACCTGGATGCATTTGGGATTGACATCGGAAAGGG gACAATGTACcagaatttccttttccttttcttcctctccttccatcCCCATAAATGCCAAGATCAAATCCTGGGTGATGATCCATATGAAATGCCCAAAGACTACCAGGAGGTCTACAGAGGGACAAAAAATGATGTCAAAGAGATCCCAAAGATTGCAAAGCCCTTCATTTCTGAGATTATCTTTGTGCAAACCAGCATCACTGCTATAAGGAAAGGTGCCTTTGGGTACATGCCTAACCTGATCAAAATTTTGTTTATTGGCAACAAGATCAAGACAGTTGAACCTGGAGCCTTTGATAATTTGCAGAAGCTGAGGGACTTGGAGATCTCTGGCGCCTCATTAGAAGAACTAGCTGTGGGCACTTTCCAAAACCTCCCAAACTTGCAGAGGCTGGAGCTGAGAGATAGCCACCTCAGATACATCCCCAAAGGTCTGTTTGATGGGCTGGAGAACTTGAGAGAGCTCTCCCTGCACATCAATGCAATCCCTTCTCTTCCAGAAGgcctttttgattctctcctcaATCTAACCTTTTTGGACCTGGCTAGAAACAGGATCACAACTCTTCCTGGGGATGCCTTTAGCAAACTCCCCCAGCTGCAAGTCCTCCGGCTGTATGAGAATGAGTTGCAGGACCTCCCAGAGGGGCTGTTAGACAGtcagctggggctgctggagctcAGTCTCCAGAGGAACAGGCTCAGGACATTGCCACCCATGCTCCTGAGGAGCCTGTCTCACCTGGAGAAACTCCTCTTGGACAACAATCTCATTGGGGTACTCCCACCTCAGGTCTTTTTTGGTTTAAACAAATTGAAGCTGCTGACTTTGGGTTCAAACCACATTACAGAGCTCCCCTGCTGCCTTTTTGACATCATGCCACACCTGTGGGAGCTGGACCTGGGCAGGAACAGTTTGGCCACACTTCCAGACGGCATCTTTGTCAACCTCACATCTCTCGGCAAACTCATCTTGTCCCACAACCAGATAGCAGCTCTACCAAAAGGAGCCTTCGCTGGGCTCAGCAAGCTCTCAGACCTTCAGCTGGACACAAATCAGCTCTCTGCTGTGGATGATGAGGTCTTTGTTTCTCTGCCAAATCTGAAAACCCTCAATCTTCGGAAGAACCAGCTGGAGAGTGTCCCCCGAGGGCTCCTGGACCCCCTGAAGAAGCTGAGCTCAGTGTATCTGAGTGGGAACCCATGGAGATGTGACTGCAACCTCTGCTACCTGCACAGCTGGATCCTGGACAACAGTGAGAAGGTCAAATTGTCCACCCAAGTGTCATGCAAGAGTCCACCCCACCTGACAGGGCAAGCGGTGACATCTCTGAGGGACGACCACTTAATTTGCCCAGCTACGCTccctctttcagcttcttttgCTCCATCTCTGTCATTCACCTCCACATCATCACAAGGGTTGTCAACCTTGCTGTCACATGGCGCCTTGCCCACTGCAGTGCCAACCGCTCTGTCATTGGCAGCCTTTCCCATCATGGCACCGCCAACCATGCTGTCGCCTGTGGCCACCTCTGCCATGTTGCCAACCGTACCAAAGGAGGCCTTCTTCACTGCTCCATCATCAGCCATGCCATCCAAGGCCTTCATCACCACCCCATTACCAACTGTGCTGCCCAAGACCTCCATCACCACCCCATTACCAACTGTGCTGCCCAAGACCTCCATCACCACCCCATCACTAACTGTGCTGCCCAAGGCTTCCATCACCACCCCAtcaccagctgtgctgcccaAGGCTTCCATCACCATCCCATCACCAACTGTGCCACTGAAGGCCTTCAACCTGTGTCCAACTCCAGCCATCATAAGCCTACAGCCTCCTGGGGCCACCACCCCAGAGCCTGCGCTGTCCACTCTAGCTTCTGCCACTACACTGATGCTTACCAGCCCTCTGGCAGCCGCCACCGGAGAAGTGCCTCCTGCTCTTCTGGTGCCCACAGAGAGGCCAGCCACCATACCGTGGGGCACACCCAGCATCTCCATTGTCTCAGCCTCCCCCAGGGCACTTTGGCCACCCCGCAGGGCTGCTGTGCCAGGCACAGTCCCGCTGGCCTCACACTCCCCATCCCACCGTGctcctgtgccaggcagggagcaggactGTGCCGCTGTGTGGGGCTTGTCCACGGTTGGCACCTGGCCCgctcccacagccccccagcATGCTCCCACCCCTGCAGGCACCATCCTGCTCCCGACGCCTCCCGTCCCCCTGCCGCCAGACCATACGAGCCCCTGGCCGGCCTCCCCACCCCTGGCCCCCATCGGCCGTCGAGCCTGGGGCTTCGCCCTGCGGTCCAGCCCGCGGCACTGCCGGGTCTCCCTGGCCCTGGGCCTGGCCGCgctggtgctgcaggcaggctgcgTGCTGCTATGGGGGATGCTCGCCCTTCTCCTTCGCCAAGCCACCtgccgccggggccgcccggTGCCGCCGGTGAGGCTGCTGAGCCTCCACGCGCTGGCTGCCCCACGGCCCCCCGAGCAAGTCTGGGCACCGCTTTGA
- the LOC104633661 gene encoding uncharacterized protein LOC104633661 isoform X2, producing MYQNFLFLFFLSFHPHKCQDQILGDDPYEMPKDYQEVYRGTKNDVKEIPKIAKPFISEIIFVQTSITAIRKGAFGYMPNLIKILFIGNKIKTVEPGAFDNLQKLRDLEISGASLEELAVGTFQNLPNLQRLELRDSHLRYIPKGLFDGLENLRELSLHINAIPSLPEGLFDSLLNLTFLDLARNRITTLPGDAFSKLPQLQVLRLYENELQDLPEGLLDSQLGLLELSLQRNRLRTLPPMLLRSLSHLEKLLLDNNLIGVLPPQVFFGLNKLKLLTLGSNHITELPCCLFDIMPHLWELDLGRNSLATLPDGIFVNLTSLGKLILSHNQIAALPKGAFAGLSKLSDLQLDTNQLSAVDDEVFVSLPNLKTLNLRKNQLESVPRGLLDPLKKLSSVYLSGNPWRCDCNLCYLHSWILDNSEKVKLSTQVSCKSPPHLTGQAVTSLRDDHLICPATLPLSASFAPSLSFTSTSSQGLSTLLSHGALPTAVPTALSLAAFPIMAPPTMLSPVATSAMLPTVPKEAFFTAPSSAMPSKAFITTPLPTVLPKTSITTPLPTVLPKTSITTPSLTVLPKASITTPSPAVLPKASITIPSPTVPLKAFNLCPTPAIISLQPPGATTPEPALSTLASATTLMLTSPLAAATGEVPPALLVPTERPATIPWGTPSISIVSASPRALWPPRRAAVPGTVPLASHSPSHRAPVPGREQDCAAVWGLSTVGTWPAPTAPQHAPTPAGTILLPTPPVPLPPDHTSPWPASPPLAPIGRRAWGFALRSSPRHCRVSLALGLAALVLQAGCVLLWGMLALLLRQATCRRGRPVPPVRLLSLHALAAPRPPEQVWAPL from the coding sequence ATGTACcagaatttccttttccttttcttcctctccttccatcCCCATAAATGCCAAGATCAAATCCTGGGTGATGATCCATATGAAATGCCCAAAGACTACCAGGAGGTCTACAGAGGGACAAAAAATGATGTCAAAGAGATCCCAAAGATTGCAAAGCCCTTCATTTCTGAGATTATCTTTGTGCAAACCAGCATCACTGCTATAAGGAAAGGTGCCTTTGGGTACATGCCTAACCTGATCAAAATTTTGTTTATTGGCAACAAGATCAAGACAGTTGAACCTGGAGCCTTTGATAATTTGCAGAAGCTGAGGGACTTGGAGATCTCTGGCGCCTCATTAGAAGAACTAGCTGTGGGCACTTTCCAAAACCTCCCAAACTTGCAGAGGCTGGAGCTGAGAGATAGCCACCTCAGATACATCCCCAAAGGTCTGTTTGATGGGCTGGAGAACTTGAGAGAGCTCTCCCTGCACATCAATGCAATCCCTTCTCTTCCAGAAGgcctttttgattctctcctcaATCTAACCTTTTTGGACCTGGCTAGAAACAGGATCACAACTCTTCCTGGGGATGCCTTTAGCAAACTCCCCCAGCTGCAAGTCCTCCGGCTGTATGAGAATGAGTTGCAGGACCTCCCAGAGGGGCTGTTAGACAGtcagctggggctgctggagctcAGTCTCCAGAGGAACAGGCTCAGGACATTGCCACCCATGCTCCTGAGGAGCCTGTCTCACCTGGAGAAACTCCTCTTGGACAACAATCTCATTGGGGTACTCCCACCTCAGGTCTTTTTTGGTTTAAACAAATTGAAGCTGCTGACTTTGGGTTCAAACCACATTACAGAGCTCCCCTGCTGCCTTTTTGACATCATGCCACACCTGTGGGAGCTGGACCTGGGCAGGAACAGTTTGGCCACACTTCCAGACGGCATCTTTGTCAACCTCACATCTCTCGGCAAACTCATCTTGTCCCACAACCAGATAGCAGCTCTACCAAAAGGAGCCTTCGCTGGGCTCAGCAAGCTCTCAGACCTTCAGCTGGACACAAATCAGCTCTCTGCTGTGGATGATGAGGTCTTTGTTTCTCTGCCAAATCTGAAAACCCTCAATCTTCGGAAGAACCAGCTGGAGAGTGTCCCCCGAGGGCTCCTGGACCCCCTGAAGAAGCTGAGCTCAGTGTATCTGAGTGGGAACCCATGGAGATGTGACTGCAACCTCTGCTACCTGCACAGCTGGATCCTGGACAACAGTGAGAAGGTCAAATTGTCCACCCAAGTGTCATGCAAGAGTCCACCCCACCTGACAGGGCAAGCGGTGACATCTCTGAGGGACGACCACTTAATTTGCCCAGCTACGCTccctctttcagcttcttttgCTCCATCTCTGTCATTCACCTCCACATCATCACAAGGGTTGTCAACCTTGCTGTCACATGGCGCCTTGCCCACTGCAGTGCCAACCGCTCTGTCATTGGCAGCCTTTCCCATCATGGCACCGCCAACCATGCTGTCGCCTGTGGCCACCTCTGCCATGTTGCCAACCGTACCAAAGGAGGCCTTCTTCACTGCTCCATCATCAGCCATGCCATCCAAGGCCTTCATCACCACCCCATTACCAACTGTGCTGCCCAAGACCTCCATCACCACCCCATTACCAACTGTGCTGCCCAAGACCTCCATCACCACCCCATCACTAACTGTGCTGCCCAAGGCTTCCATCACCACCCCAtcaccagctgtgctgcccaAGGCTTCCATCACCATCCCATCACCAACTGTGCCACTGAAGGCCTTCAACCTGTGTCCAACTCCAGCCATCATAAGCCTACAGCCTCCTGGGGCCACCACCCCAGAGCCTGCGCTGTCCACTCTAGCTTCTGCCACTACACTGATGCTTACCAGCCCTCTGGCAGCCGCCACCGGAGAAGTGCCTCCTGCTCTTCTGGTGCCCACAGAGAGGCCAGCCACCATACCGTGGGGCACACCCAGCATCTCCATTGTCTCAGCCTCCCCCAGGGCACTTTGGCCACCCCGCAGGGCTGCTGTGCCAGGCACAGTCCCGCTGGCCTCACACTCCCCATCCCACCGTGctcctgtgccaggcagggagcaggactGTGCCGCTGTGTGGGGCTTGTCCACGGTTGGCACCTGGCCCgctcccacagccccccagcATGCTCCCACCCCTGCAGGCACCATCCTGCTCCCGACGCCTCCCGTCCCCCTGCCGCCAGACCATACGAGCCCCTGGCCGGCCTCCCCACCCCTGGCCCCCATCGGCCGTCGAGCCTGGGGCTTCGCCCTGCGGTCCAGCCCGCGGCACTGCCGGGTCTCCCTGGCCCTGGGCCTGGCCGCgctggtgctgcaggcaggctgcgTGCTGCTATGGGGGATGCTCGCCCTTCTCCTTCGCCAAGCCACCtgccgccggggccgcccggTGCCGCCGGTGAGGCTGCTGAGCCTCCACGCGCTGGCTGCCCCACGGCCCCCCGAGCAAGTCTGGGCACCGCTTTGA